From a region of the Balaenoptera ricei isolate mBalRic1 chromosome 11, mBalRic1.hap2, whole genome shotgun sequence genome:
- the LOC132374485 gene encoding histone H2B type 1-L-like, with protein sequence MPELAKSAPASKKGSKKAVTKAQKKDGKKRKRSRKESYSVYVYKVLKQVHPDTGISSKAMGIMNSFVNDIFERIAGEASRLAHYNKRSTITSREIQTAVRLLLPGELAKHAVSEGTKAVTKYTSSK encoded by the coding sequence ATGCCTGAGCTGGCTAAATCTGCTCCTGCTTCCAAGAAGGGTTCTAAGAAAGCGGTGACCAAGGCGCAGAAGAAAGATGGTAAGAAGCGCAAGCGCAGCCGCAAGGAAAGCTACTCTGTGTACGTGTACAAGGTGCTGAAACAGGTGCACCCGGACACTGGCATCTCGTCCAAGGCCATGGGCATCATGAACTCGTTCGTCAATGACATCTTTGAGCGTATCGCGGGCGAGGCGTCGCGCTTGGCGCATTACAACAAACGCTCGACCATCACCTCCAGGGAGATCCAGACGGCCGTACGCCTTCTGTTGCCCGGGGAGCTGGCCAAGCACGCTGTGTCCGAGGGTACCAAGGCTGTCACCAAATACACCAGCTCCAAGTAA